From the genome of Eucalyptus grandis isolate ANBG69807.140 chromosome 2, ASM1654582v1, whole genome shotgun sequence, one region includes:
- the LOC120290854 gene encoding 1-aminocyclopropane-1-carboxylate oxidase homolog 4-like, giving the protein MDVTDTTQQAFDRAQELKRFEESKLGVKGLLDSGLTSLPPLFIHPPETLSTLKPARPRPDSIPTIDLSCCDSFRRPSVVAEVGRAARELGFFRVVNHGVPTEVLDRTIAAVKAFHEQPMEAKAKIYRREMGTGVSFFSNIDLFLSKAASWRDTLRIGLGPKLADVEEIPEVCRNKVLERNQQAQQLGSLLLGLLSEGLGLSPGKLQELKCLEKRVMVGHYYPYCPQPNLTVGFTSHTDSGVITLLLQDQIGGLQVKHGDEWVDLAPVPGALVVNIGDILQIMSNDEYKSGDHRVLANPSQEPRVSIAVFFYPNNHEKEFGPFPELVSSDKPAAYRQFTFDEYMRRFFTKGLDGKSLINYFRA; this is encoded by the exons ATGGACGTCACTGACACCACTCAACAAGCCTTCGACCGAGCCCAAGAGCTCAAGCGGTTCGAAGAATCCAAGCTCGGCGTCAAAGGTCTCCTCGACTCTGGCctcacctccctccctcccctcttcATTCACCCGCCCGAGACCCTATCCACTCTCAAGCCCGCCCGCCCCAGGCCCGACTCCATCCCCACCATCGACCTCTCCTGCTGCGACTCCTTCCGGCGGCCCTCCGTCGTTGCAGAAGTGGGGCGTGCAGCTCGCGAGCTTGGCTTCTTCCGGGTGGTCAACCACGGCGTGCCGACGGAGGTCCTGGACCGCACGATCGCCGCAGTGAAGGCCTTCCATGAGCAGCCGATGGAGGCGAAGGCAAAGATCTACCGGAGGGAGATGGGGACCGGCGTGTCGTTCTTCTCCAACATCGACTTGTTCCTCTCCAAAGCGGCTAGCTGGAG GGACACGCTCCGTATAGGGCTGGGGCCAAAATTAGCGGATGTGGAAGAGATCCCCGAGGTGTGCAGAAACAAGGTGTTGGAGAGGAATCAGCAGGCTCAACAGCTGGGGAGCCTCCTCTTGGGGTTGTTGAGCGAGGGACTGGGATTAAGTCCCGGCAAGCTACAAGAATTGAAGTGCTTGGAGAAGAGGGTCATGGTGGGGCATTACTATCCATACTGTCCCCAGCCCAATCTGACAGTCGGCTTCACGTCCCACACAGACTCAGGAGTGATCACATTGCTGCTGCAGGACCAGATCGGTGGGTTGCAAGTGAAGCATGGCGACGAGTGGGTGGATCTGGCGCCCGTCCCAGGGGCTCTTGTTGTGAACATCGGTGACATCCTCCAG ATCATGTCCAATGATGAGTACAAAAGTGGGGACCACCGAGTGTTGGCCAACCCCAGCCAAGAGCCACGTGTGTCGATAGCAGTTTTCTTCTACCCAAACAATCACGAGAAAGAGTTCGGACCGTTCCCAGAGCTTGTGTCTTCAGATAAGCCCGCTGCTTATCGGCAGTTCACCTTCGACGAATACATGAGGAGATTCTTTACAAAGGGGTTGGATGGGAAGAGTCTAATAAATTACTTCAGAGCATGA
- the LOC120290855 gene encoding uncharacterized protein LOC120290855, with translation MFAVQRETPPERQLNPGEWECESCNYINFRRNMVCLKCDYRRPKASNLKGLSQREHDAGNHNQGHGAVEDRNSMVSLRRNSQLQVTNRWRFVDGENGVTEKPKLTNSSNEVSGILDFPIAGGMSDVSRDTEKREMWKMKMLERSRMTAEEKANPEEPRSSRIYRKSESPDFEDDEEMAEWFGSGKT, from the exons ATGTTTGCGGTGCAAAGAGAAACCCCCCCGGAAAGGCAACTCAATCCTGGGGAGTGGGAATGTGAATC GTGCAATTACATCAACTTTAGAAGGAATATGGTATGCTTGAAGTGTGATTATAGAAGGCCTAAAGCATCAAATTTAAAGGGCTTGTCTCAACGAGAGCATGATGCTGGAAATCACAATCAAGGTCATGGAGCCGTTGAAGATAGAAATTCTATGGTGTCTCTGAGGAGAAATAGTCAATTGCAAGTCACAAATAGGTGGAGATTTGTGGATGGAGAGAATGGGGTCACTGAGAAACCAAAGTTAACAAACTCATCGAACGAGGTTTCTGGAATTCTTGATTTTCCAATTGCAGGAGGCATGAGCGATGTGTCTCGTGACACAGAAAAGAGGGAAATGTGGAAAATGAAGATGCTGGAAAGAAGCAGAATGACTGCAGAGGAAAAGGCAAATCCAGAGGAGCCACGCTCATCCAGAATTTATAGGAAGTCCGAATCACCTGACTTTGAGGACGATGAAGAAATGGCTGAATGGTTCGGCAGTGGGAAGACGTGA
- the LOC120290743 gene encoding uncharacterized protein LOC120290743 gives MHRLFPTSRWHLKNHFPNLRFVVTSARSRQYTDAPNPDSELDFSGNNDVLGELESSKPINPFPRFAPGMENNFDRTGHSESAAAQISHPWPEWVDLMVLLSKGGCFDAEGNPFQSVELGPKESNLIRTACLNFARDRYDVMRYLSKKHIQVIASVDAPNTRCKSGELPVSA, from the exons ATGCACAGGCTCTTCCCAACAAGTCGTTGGCATCTGAAAAATCACTTCCCCAACCTCAGATTCGTCGTTACCTCCGCTCGTTCCCGCCAGTACACCGATGCCCCGAACCCCGACTCCGAGCTCGACTTCTCTGGCAACAACGATGTGCTTGGGGAGCTCGAGTCTTCGAAACCAATCAACCCATTTCCCCGATTCGCTCCGGGGATGGAGAATAACTTCGATCGGACGGGGCACTCTGAGTCGGCGGCGGCTCAGATATCGCATCCGTGGCCCGAGTGGGTGGATTTGATGGTGCTTCTGTCGAAGGGAGGTTGCTTTGATGCGGAGGGCAACCCGTTCCAGAGTGTGGAGTTGGGTCCGAAAGAATCGAATCTCATTAGAACCGCATGCCTGAATTTCGCCCGCGACAGATACGACGTTATGAG GTATTTGTCAAAGAAACATATTCAGGTCATAGCGAGTGTGGATGCCCCAAACACGAGATGCAAAAGTGGTGAACTCCCCGTAAGCGCTTGA
- the LOC104433039 gene encoding LOW QUALITY PROTEIN: probable calcium-binding protein CML25 (The sequence of the model RefSeq protein was modified relative to this genomic sequence to represent the inferred CDS: inserted 1 base in 1 codon): MGRRSQIEELEQVFRKFDANGDGKISASELGSIMSSLGHRXTEEELAKMVREVDSDGDGFIDFDEFVELNTKGVDPAEAMENLRDAFSVYDIDGDGSITAEELHKVMRSLGEENSLAECRKMIGGVDSDGDGMISFEEFKVMMMVGSRYDSTSSGNTHNN; encoded by the exons ATGGGCCGCCGGTCCCAGATCGAGGAGCTGGAGCAGGTGTTCCGGAAGTTCGACGCTAACGGGGACGGCAAGATCTCCGCGTCGGAGCTGGGGTCCATCATGAGCAGCCTGGGCCACC AGACGGAGGAGGAGCTGGCCAAGATGGTCCGGGAGGTGGACTCCGACGGGGACGGGTTCATCGACTTCGACGAGTTCGTGGAGCTGAACACCAAGGGGGTCGACCCGGCCGAGGCGATGGAGAACCTGCGGGACGCGTTCTCCGTGTACGACATTGACGGGGACGGGTCCATCACCGCGGAGGAGCTGCACAAGGTGATGCGGAGCCTCGGGGAGGAGAACTCGCTGGCGGAGTGCCGGAAAATGATCGGCGGCGTCGacagcgacggcgacggcatGATCAGCTTCGAGGAGTTCAaggtgatgatgatggtgggCTCCCGCTACGACAGCACGTCCTCCGGCAATACCCACAACAATTAG